The sequence TAGGGCATGTTTGCTGCCAAAGGTCGCATTATACGTCAGTGTATTGGCCCAGTCCCAGTTATCGCGAACGGCACTGACATTGGTGGCCGAACCCTTACTCGAATAGCCGTTCCCCTGCGTCGGGCTGTCGAAACTGATGTTGTCGGTTCGCAGCCGGTCAATGGAGTAGGTCGTTGTAAAGTCGAGGTTCTTCAGCAGTTTGGCGTTCGCACTGAAACTGCCGATGATCCGGTCGTTTTCGGAGGAATATCGGTTTAAATCCAGCAACGCCACCGGGTTTCCGAAATTACTGATCACCTGGTTGTTGCCCATGCCGATTGTGTTCGGACTGGCCGGATTGATGCTATAGCTCCCATCTGGATTATAGACAGGCACATTGGGTGGCAGAGCAATGGCTAAACGGGCGGCCGAGACCAGCAGGAAGGTCGTATTGGGCGTTGAACCCGAGTAGGGCGACAGATTGAAACTGGTATTATAAGAAACACTCGCTTTCAGCTTCAGCCAGTTCGTGATGTCCTGATCGATATTAAACCGGGCACCTTTGCGGTTAAAATCATTTCCTTTCAGAATTCCCTGCTGTTTAGTGTAGTTGGCCGAGAAATAATAGGTCGTCGATTTTGTACCACCCGACACGCTGATGTTATGGCTTTGTGACACACCCGTCCGGTAGATGTAATCGTACCATCGGGTATCGACGGGCGAACCATCGGGGTTATTATTCGGAAAGAAAAGTGCCGATGCTACGTTGTCGTTGTTCTGATTGCCGCCCAGAATCTTGGCATTTAACACAGCCTCATTCTTGATGGCTATGTATTGTTCAGCATTCAATAGCTTAGGTAGCCGAACCGTTTCGGAAGCGCCAACCCAGGTTTCGTAACTGATCCGTGGCTTGCCTTCTTTTCCGCGCTTGGTGGTGATCAGCAAAACACCCGCAGCAGCCCGTGAACCGTAAATAGAAGTCGAAGCAGCATCTTTCAGCACGTCGATCGATTCAATATCGGCGGGGTTGATGTCGCCGAGCGGATTGTTGGGTACAGCCGTACTAGCCGACACATTTCCCGTATTGATAGGAATACCATCGACCACAACCAGCGGGTATGAACTCAGCGAGATTGAATTTACTCCGCGAATCCGGATCACGGGTGGGTTATTGAGTACGCCATTGGGCTGCGCAATACTTACTCCGGCGGCCCGCCCCTGGAGGGCCTGATCGAAACTTTGTACGGGTTGTTGTTTGATCGCGTCACCGTTGACCCGCACCGCCGATCCGGTAAATTCGGCTTTTGTCTGCGTACCATAGCCAACCACCATCACTTCGCTGAGCTGCTTCGTATCGGCACTCAGGTCTATTGAAAAAACCGTCCGGCCCTGTACAGGTTGCTCCACCGACGAATAACCAATAAATGAGAAAATCAGGGTTGCGTTTGAAGGGGCGTTCAGTTTAAATCGCCCTTCCTGGTCAGATGTTGTGCCCGTGGTGCTACCCTTCACCACAACCGATACTCCGGGCAACCCTTCCCCGGTTGCTTTATCCCTGATTGTTCCAGAAACAGACTGTCCTTGGGCTAATGCATTTTGTGAAAGCCATAAAAGGGCAATGTTCAAATGCAGTAAGCGGTAAAACGTACGTAAAGCTTTGTGTGTCATGGTGTTTGCATCTAGACTATAAATTGCTGTTGAATTTATAGGAATCAATTATTAATGCATATATTCTATATATTAAGTAGAATATATTGATACAGAATAAATCAGCGGGAGCTACTTAGCTTACATATCGAGATGGGTTACGAATAACCGATCAACCGTTCAGCCAATAGGTCGTTGGTCCGCCAATCAACAAGGGCAACAACAGAATTGTAGAACCGAACTGCGGGAATGCCTGAATTTACAGGAGCCGGAAGAAGATATTTGGGTAATCATGCCTGTCCGCCGGAGCGGGTGTAAATTTATAGTTCCTAACCAATTAGGCAGGTTAGCACGGTTTCCAACTGGAACGTTGCTAAGGGTTCAATGAGCCTGTCTCTCCCCCTTTCGGTATAAATCCACAGCTACTTTGCAGGTAGTAAGTGTAAGACGATTCAAATATAGAGCCTCTGTTTTCAAAAAAGCAACAAATTCCTATATAATCTATAAGAAAAGAATACTTTTCTTGAAAATTTACTACTTCACCCGCTGATTAGCGTAGAATTTTATGTTGATCAGGCCAGTACCCCAGCCCGATCGTAAAGCTTACCGAAACAGAAAATACGCGATTAGTAGCGTTATAAAAATATTGAATGTCTGGGCAATCAAAAAGGCGTAAAGCGGTCGACGGTTTTCAGCTTTGAACAGATCCGCAAAGCGGGTTTCAAGGCCAATGCTGGTGAATGCCAGCGCAAACCATAGTCCCTGAAGGCTCTTCAGACTTCCTTTCACACTATCTACAGTTTCCGCATCTAACACAAAGGAGAACAGCAATGATGCCCCCAGAAAGCCCAGAATAAACTTCGGAAACCGCTCCCAGATGACACCCAAAGTTGGTTTACTGGCCTGCACATCGGCAGACTGGTTTTTAGTATAGGTCCAGTATACGCTAATGGCGAAAGCGGCCACGCCCAGCAACACATTCTGCGAAAATTTGACAATGGTGCTGATTTTTAAAGCCTCATCGCCCGCTAATGTTCCCGATGCCACGACTGCACCGGTTGTATCGATCGTTCCGCCCAGCCAGGCTCCCGTTACTTCCGGCGACAAGCCGAGCGCGTGTGCTGCATAAGGCATGAACAACATCATTGGAATGGCCGTAATCAGTACCAGCGAGATAACATAGGAAAGTTTTTTGCTATCGCCCTGAATCGCGCCCGAGGTTGCAATGGCTGCCGACACGCCACAAATCGACACCGCCGACGCCAGCATCATGGTCAGTTCATCGTCTATTTTAAGTCGCTTACTGATCCAGTAGGCAAAATACCAGACCGACACCACCACC comes from Spirosoma aureum and encodes:
- a CDS encoding SusC/RagA family TonB-linked outer membrane protein, with protein sequence MTHKALRTFYRLLHLNIALLWLSQNALAQGQSVSGTIRDKATGEGLPGVSVVVKGSTTGTTSDQEGRFKLNAPSNATLIFSFIGYSSVEQPVQGRTVFSIDLSADTKQLSEVMVVGYGTQTKAEFTGSAVRVNGDAIKQQPVQSFDQALQGRAAGVSIAQPNGVLNNPPVIRIRGVNSISLSSYPLVVVDGIPINTGNVSASTAVPNNPLGDINPADIESIDVLKDAASTSIYGSRAAAGVLLITTKRGKEGKPRISYETWVGASETVRLPKLLNAEQYIAIKNEAVLNAKILGGNQNNDNVASALFFPNNNPDGSPVDTRWYDYIYRTGVSQSHNISVSGGTKSTTYYFSANYTKQQGILKGNDFNRKGARFNIDQDITNWLKLKASVSYNTSFNLSPYSGSTPNTTFLLVSAARLAIALPPNVPVYNPDGSYSINPASPNTIGMGNNQVISNFGNPVALLDLNRYSSENDRIIGSFSANAKLLKNLDFTTTYSIDRLRTDNISFDSPTQGNGYSSKGSATNVSAVRDNWDWANTLTYNATFGSKHALSVLAGYDVQKFNNSSWGATRTQTSDPFFQNYQGNWGSITASNNDLNERAYLSFFSRLTYDLNKKYFATVNFRRDGNSALGTGRKYGNFGGVSAGWALSEEPFYKNSRLASTLSNVKLRASWGRVGNGNLSDSYSSLELYSGSLYGNVPTWSISQAGNPNLGWETSDQTNIGADLGFLNDRVQVEVTYFNNNVNGLILSAPQAVSKGIPSNSILGNVGAMYNRGIELGITGTVVRKGDFSWNASFNYTNLTNKVTALSDGNTDIVGTTMVAYEATNVTRVGYSVGSLYGAKTAGVNPDNGRRIFINAKGEKVQYSQVVAPGESQWTYLDGKTAPAITGADYYLIGNALPKWYGGFSNNFKYRNFDAGFNLTFSGGNLIMNGTRATLLDQRAYNNSTEVLTRWQKPGDITDVPRLVYNDQTSTGSSFPVSTNAEKGDFLRLQTASIGYRLPTALFGKTGISSLRVYAQGSNLFLLTPYKGADPESSSNGNSNTTPGVEKNSIGQARTFTVGLNVGF
- a CDS encoding YeiH family protein: METIAEPITKTKPALTEDWTVVVLGLLIIGLSLSGIVIPVPAFGWKEGSDLTATVLSVKNGLIILEQFGFTYAIALIGAILTGKPLRSTLFGFPIIFGLTLLALVLAGNKTLKDLNLEAVIFSLSIGLLVGNLVQLPDWLKGALATELFVKIGLVLLGTTVIFGDILKAGSLGLVQALVVVVSVWYFAYWISKRLKIDDELTMMLASAVSICGVSAAIATSGAIQGDSKKLSYVISLVLITAIPMMLFMPYAAHALGLSPEVTGAWLGGTIDTTGAVVASGTLAGDEALKISTIVKFSQNVLLGVAAFAISVYWTYTKNQSADVQASKPTLGVIWERFPKFILGFLGASLLFSFVLDAETVDSVKGSLKSLQGLWFALAFTSIGLETRFADLFKAENRRPLYAFLIAQTFNIFITLLIAYFLFR